TGCGGAGGAGATAGGTGCAGTTATTGACAATACCGCCTCGGTCTGTCATGGACCTTCAGTCCTGGCGATTCAGGATGTGGGGCTGCCTTCATGCACGCTTGGTGAGGTGAAGAACCGTGCGAGCCTTGTCATCTACTGGGGTGCCAACCCTACTTCTGCACATGGTAACCACATGAAACGTTACTCGTATATCTCAAAGGGTTATTTCCTGCCCGGAGGTAAGAAGGATCGGAAGCTCGTGGTGGTAGATGTAAGGGAGACGAAGACGGCGAAGATGGCGGATAAGTTCCTGCGTGTGGAGCCGGGTAAGGATTACCTGGTATTCTCAGCATTAAGAGCCATTTTATATGGCAATGAGGACGTGGTACCGGACGAAGTTGGGGGTGTATCGAAGAATGACCTGTTAGAAGTTGCGAGTATGATGAAAGAGACGCAGTTTGGGATTATTTTCTTCGGTATGGGTGTGACGCACTCACGTGGCAGACATAACAATATTGTAAATGCGATACAGACGACACGAGCTGCACATACACATACGAAGTTCAATATAATGCCGATGCGTGGTCACTACAACGTGGCTGGTTTTAATCAGGTATGTACCTGGGAGACAGGATTTCCATTCGCAGTTGACCTATCGCTTGGTTACCCATGGTACAATCCAGGAGAAACTTCTTCCACCGACCTCCTGATACGGAGGGAGTGTGATGCGGCACTGCTCATCGCAACAGACCCGGGGGCGCATTTCCCCGGCGAGTCTATAAGGCACCTGGCTAATATACCTGTTATTCAGATAGATCCATTTGCGAATCCCACAACCGAATTTGCTGATGTTGTCATCCCCACTGCGATAAGTGGTGTTGAGTCAGAGGGGAGCATATATCGTATGGATAATATCCCGCTGCGACTGCGTAAGCTGGTGGATACAGAATACATGAGCGATGAAGCGGTAATGGAGCGTATACTCGAAGAAGTGAGAGCGATAAAAGCAAAGGAGGGTGAATGAGATGGTTGAAGAATTATTGATAAAGAATGGCGTGGTTTACGACCCCATAAACGGTGTGAAAGGTGAGAAGAAGGACATTTGTATTCGAGATGGAAAGATAGTGGAAGAGGTGAAGAACCCGAAGGTGATAGATGCCGAAGGTCGGGTGGTGATGCCTGGTGGTGTTGATATACATGCGCATATCGCCGGCGGTAAGGTGAATTCTGGCAGATTATTCAGACCAGAAGACGGTAGGAGGGGTATAGAGCCGAAGACGAAGGTGTGCAGAGCTCAATCGGGCTATTCCGTGCCGAATACGTTCGCTACCGGCTACCGCTATGCACGTATGGGTTACACGTTCGTGATGGAGCCAGCAATGCCACCCATTGCTGCGAGACACACGCATGAGGAGCTGATTGATACCCCCATACTGGATAACGCGGCACTGCCACTCATTGACAACAACTGGATGACGATGGAATACGTGAAGAGTGGAGATATAGACCTGCTGGCTGCCTATATCGCATGGATGATAAAGGCTACAAAGGGCTACGGCGTGAAGATAGTGAATCCCGGTGGAACAGAAGCGTGGGCATGGGCGAAGAACTGTGATCTGAATGATGCTGTGCCTTATTTTGATGTAACACCTGCGGAGATAGTGAAGAGTTTAGCGGAGGCGAACGAGAGGTTCGAGATGCCTCATTCCATACATGTGCATGGTAATATGCTCGGACATCCAGGCAACTATGTAGTGACGATGAAGACCTTCGACCTGGTGAAGGGCACAAAGCCTTACAGGGACAGACCGGTATTGCATGGAACGCACACGCAGTTCCATTCGTACGGGGGTACAACATGGGGTGATTTTGAGTCCC
This genomic stretch from Methanophagales archaeon harbors:
- a CDS encoding formylmethanofuran dehydrogenase subunit B; this translates as MVEITDVVCPLCGCVCDDIVVEVEDNRVTKVRGACAVGKSKLMGHGRIKSPAIRENGALKDCSYDEAIKKAAEILAAARRPLLYGWSSTVCEATKVGVELAEEIGAVIDNTASVCHGPSVLAIQDVGLPSCTLGEVKNRASLVIYWGANPTSAHGNHMKRYSYISKGYFLPGGKKDRKLVVVDVRETKTAKMADKFLRVEPGKDYLVFSALRAILYGNEDVVPDEVGGVSKNDLLEVASMMKETQFGIIFFGMGVTHSRGRHNNIVNAIQTTRAAHTHTKFNIMPMRGHYNVAGFNQVCTWETGFPFAVDLSLGYPWYNPGETSSTDLLIRRECDAALLIATDPGAHFPGESIRHLANIPVIQIDPFANPTTEFADVVIPTAISGVESEGSIYRMDNIPLRLRKLVDTEYMSDEAVMERILEEVRAIKAKEGE
- a CDS encoding formylmethanofuran dehydrogenase subunit A, translated to MVEELLIKNGVVYDPINGVKGEKKDICIRDGKIVEEVKNPKVIDAEGRVVMPGGVDIHAHIAGGKVNSGRLFRPEDGRRGIEPKTKVCRAQSGYSVPNTFATGYRYARMGYTFVMEPAMPPIAARHTHEELIDTPILDNAALPLIDNNWMTMEYVKSGDIDLLAAYIAWMIKATKGYGVKIVNPGGTEAWAWAKNCDLNDAVPYFDVTPAEIVKSLAEANERFEMPHSIHVHGNMLGHPGNYVVTMKTFDLVKGTKPYRDRPVLHGTHTQFHSYGGTTWGDFESQAKAIAEYINSNEHASIDIGSVILGDTTTMTADGPMEYSLYQITGRKWTNHDVELETGTGITPFLYSGKVSVHTIQWAIGQELALLIKDPWKVALTTDHPNAGPFIGYPILISMLMNKRRRDESAKEMHSAIFDRAELPSIDREYDFYEIAIITRAMAAKTLGLAEHGKGHLGVGADGDVAIYDITPEERDDAGKIQKAFLNAKYTIKGGEIVVKDGEVVAAPQGKTFFVTPECDEKLMDEMMAKLKDTFEHYYSVSFANYPVQDAYVPNPYEIRAPWRS